The following are from one region of the Trichoderma breve strain T069 chromosome 5, whole genome shotgun sequence genome:
- a CDS encoding glycosyl hydrolase family 92 domain-containing protein translates to MGLPRALVAALAYGSIAHATYDVFDYVDPLIGTSNGGHVFAGATLPFGLAKAVADSVNDNAGGYASDGGPITGFSHMHDSGTGGGASLGNFPLFPQSGCSGGNLDNCYFTKSDRQSLPINSSIEAHPGYFSVTLNTSIKAEMTVSNKTALYRFTFPDQPVPMKGGDATGDNAIPYEPVILADLTDLSDSRSKGSVSVDAHSGRITGSGTFNPSFGVGTYTLYFCTDFQGASIKNTGVFQNNRAGTNFKQLNTETATVTGPPVPGGAFVQFNKPSNNQIIARVGLSFISVNQACSNAQSEIPRFDFQGTQATAEDAWRQKLGVVKVDTTGVSTDILTTFYSGLYRSMISPQDYTGENPLWKSSEPYYDSFYCIWDSFRSIHPLLTIVDPYSQTQMGWTQGGSNADIVLVDAYLKGLHKGVDWQTGYEALISDAEDEPVNWGIEGRGGLTSWKTLGYIPTDDFDPNGVGTFSRSISRTVEYAYNDFCIAEMAESLHKKADAEKYLKRSKNWKNMWNPNQNSGFYGFLQPRYLNGTFGYQDAMMCTPMFRFDDCYLVPTGHETYEGSSWLYTFFAPHDMADLITTLGGPDTFVKRLQFLHNTPNLLYFGDEQAFLLVFLFHYAGRPGLSSYFAHHYIPSQFNSGINGIPGNDDSGAMGAFSTLTMMGLWPMGGQNVYLILPPFFPEISIKNGLTGKTATVKNINFDGGYENIYIQSAKLNGKSYTKNWITHDFFANGGVLELTLGKNESSWGTGSASLPPSLDLDI, encoded by the exons ATGGGTCTTCCTCGAGCTTTGGTTGCGGCACTCGCCTACGGGTCAATCGCTCACGCGACCTACGATGTCTTTGACTATGTAGATCCTCTAATTGGAACCAGCAATGGAG GACACGTCTTTGCCGGCGCAACTCTTCCATTCGGCCTTGCCAAGGCGGTAGCTGACTCTGTGAATGACAACGCTGGTGGTTATGCTTCAGATGGCGGTCCAA TCACTGGCTTCTCTCACATGCATGACAGCGGAACGGGTGGT GGAGCTTCTCTTGGAAACTTTCCATTGTTCCCCCAGAGCGGCTGCTCTGGCGGAAACCTTGACAACTGCTACTTCACCAAATCAGACCGTCAGTCCCTGCCGATTAACAGCTCCATTGAGGCGCACCCTGGATACTTTTCGGTTACTCTCAATACCTCTATTAAGGCGGAGATGACTGTATCGAATAAGACGGCATTGTACCGCTTCACTTTCCCTGACCAGCCTGTGCCTATGAAGGGTGGCGACGCAACTGGGGACAACGCGATCCCGTATGAGCCTGTGATCCTGGCCGACTTGACGGATCTCTCCGATTCCCGGAGCAAGGGAAGCGTTTCTGTCGACGCTCACAGCGGAAGAATTACCGGTTCAGGCACATTCAATCCGTCTTTCGGAGTTGGCACGTACACTCTGTACTTCTGTACCGATTTCCAAGGAGCCAGTATCAAGAACACCGGCGTCTTTCAGAACAACCGAGCCGGCACCAACTTCAAGCAACTCAACACCGAAACTGCCACTGTTACCGGCCCTCCCGTGCCTGGCGGCGCATTCGTCCAGTTCAACAAGCCCAGCAATAACCAGATCATAGCCAGAGTTGGCCTGTCATTCATTAGTGTGAACCAAGCATGCAGCAATGCCCAGTCTGAGATCCCCAGGTTTGACTTCCAGGGAACTCAGGCGACTGCTGAGGATGCATGGCGACAGAAGCTGGGAGTTGTAAAGGTCGACACCACGGGAGTGTCTACAGACATTCTGACCACCTTCTATTCGGGACTGTATCGCTCCATGATCTCGCCTCAGGACTATACGGGAGAGAACCCTCTGTGGAAGAGCAGTGAGCCTT ACTATGACTCTTTCTACTGCATCTGGGATTCATTCCGCAGCATTCACCCACTGCTTACCATTGTCGACCCGTACAGTCAAACGCAGATG GGCTGGACGCAAGGTGGTAGCAATGCTGATATTGTGCTTGTGGACGCATACTTGAAAGGCCTTCACAAGGGTGTTGATTGGCAGACCGGATATGAAGCTTTGATCTCGGATGCCGAAG ATGAACCTGTAAACTGGGGTATCGAGGGACGTGGTGGATTGACCAGCTGGAAGACGCTTGGTTATATTCCCACTGACGACTTTGACCCCAACG GTGTTGGTACATTCTCGCGATCCATCTCCCGAACAGTTGAATATGCCTACAACGACTTTTGCATTGCCGAGATGGCCGAGTCTCTGCACAAGAAGGCCGATGCCGAGAAGTATCTCAAGCGCTCTAAGAACTGGAAGAACATGTGGAACCCGAACCAAAACTC TGGCTTTTACGGCTTCCTACAGCCCAGATATCTGAACGGCACGTTTGGCTATCAGGACGCTATGATGTGCACTCCTATGTTCCGATTTGATGATTGTTATTTGGTTCCTACTGGCCATGAG ACCTACGAGGGCAGCAGCTGGCTCTACACTTTCTTCGCCCCCCACGACATGGCCGACCTCATCACCACTCTTGGTGGCCCAGACACTTTCGTCAAGCGTCTCCAGTTTCTTCACAACACTCCCAACCTGCTCTACTTTGGTGATGAACAGGCCTTCcttctcgtcttcctcttccactATGCTGGTCGCCCGGGCCTGTCTTCGTACTTTGCCCACCACTACATCCCCTCGCAGTTCAATTCTGGTATTAACGGTATCCCCGGTAACGACGATTCCGGTGCCATGGGTGCCTTTAGCACTCTGACCATGATGGGCTTGTGGCCAATGGGAGGACAGAACGTCTATCTCATCCTGCCACCGTTCTTCCCCGAGATCAGCATCAAGAACGGACTGACGGGCAAGACGGCGACGGTGAAGAACATCAACTTTGATGGAGGCTATGAGAACATTTATATCCAGAGCGCTAAGCTCAACGGCAAGTCGTATACAAAGAACTGGATCACACATGACTTCTTTGCTAATGGAGGCGTGTTGGAGCTGACGCTGGGCAAGAACGAGAGCAGCTGGGGAACAGGCTCTGCCAGTCTGCCACCCAGCTTGGATCTAGACATCTAG
- a CDS encoding heterokaryon incompatibility protein (HET) domain-containing protein produces MADYLDPGASAGAADQPSPGRRRSKNPLRNMIQHLTVDSSPGASESGSRRSSLIRRLSGQKSRSPSAHSDAASGSRPNSRPPSSLGVNRDPALCESCARLAAEIEETMDEVDATFARPADGAGAAGDFETREHFVSRLRYLEENRWAATCPMCKLFWEIHVPSKEPGEYNLVALSTRDTSYFIDSAKMHNQDHPAKGRAKGLSPAFFSVISKTKGGGQDPDVDPEWFRESGMLLRTRPEMLVDMARGRTGGERQLTVPDGTASPLPSPSFRLPDDASWTQRGIWGRDIDKSADLNIVREWLHFCDTHHEGRCSRRPVRKEIQGFRLIDCAQSRPQVVERSLRDDYVALSYVWGEANVDGSWPQVVRDAASVVTELGFRYLWVDRFCTSDDRPQEKREHIQRMDEIYGGAAFTIIAAAGENAMHGLPGVGSTSRPAQPKYKFTTSNITLVSSLQDPRLLIERSAWYTRGWTYQEGLLSRRRLVFTEQQMYWECDGMTCPEALDLPFEFYHDAEEKRMYDFVRPGLFNGVSYMDGSWEQWKKLPQKMGEASTLSVFREVDQHIVKYTRRDLSRDEDSLDASLGVWRDLESTLGRGKLSNLVGIPIWAPLASESTEENNGMPRTRHLFALSTCFWHHKVGTQARRRNHLPSWSWAGWSGPVELFSSITLASNDPEMKLKGKKILTHHYVAAARLTRNEPSSVKWTYSPEMAVLAPDGSVIYDFGGQMSSAAGPPRFRPGKYALHVKDPLVLDKVKAKPHSDGWQFSGLSVDVRMSRGSGTETACLGGEECIGSLKSYLMRHGQGEQMSVLWFVEETMVMLLVVEKTGRGTWERVGRVRMAFAEDAKDVMRASGGLQGLVGRLPMRSLGQNIVIE; encoded by the coding sequence ATGGCTGACTACCTGGACCCCGGAGCATCTGCCGGCGCTGCTGACCAGCCCTCGCCGGGGCGACGCCGGTCAAAGAACCCCCTGCGAAACATGATCCAGCATCTGACCGTCGACTCGTCGCCTGGAGCCAGCGAATCCGGGTCACGGCGCTCATCGCTCATTCGCCGTTTGAGCGGGCAAAAGAGCCGTAGTCCGTCGGCTCATTCTGACGCCGCCTCGGGTTCGCGACCCAACTCACGGCCTCCGTCGTCACTGGGTGTAAATCGAGATCCGGCTCTTTGTGAATCATGTGCACGTCTTGCGGCGGAGATTGAAGAAACCATGGATGAAGTCGACGCCACTTTCGCCAGGCCGGCAGATGGCGCAGGAGCTGCAGGAGATTTCGAAACAAGAGAGCATTTTGTATCTCGGCTTCGGTACCTGGAGGAGAACCGCTGGGCTGCGACTTGTCCCATGTGCAAGCTCTTTTGGGAGATTCATGTGCCCAGCAAGGAGCCTGGAGAGTATAACCTGGTGGCACTATCGACACGCGACACGAGTTACTTCATTGACTCAGCGAAGATGCACAATCAGGACCATCCGGCCAAGGGCCGAGCCAAGGGCCTCAGCCCAGCGTTTTTCTCCGTCATCTCCAAGACGAAGGGCGGCGGCCAGGATCCCGATGTGGACCCCGAATGGTTCCGAGAATCGGGCATGCTACTCCGGACGCGGCCCGAGATGCTGGTAGACATGGCTAGGGGGAGGACGGGTGGCGAGAGACAGCTGACAGTCCCTGATGGAACGGCATCTCCGCTGCCGTCACCATCATTCCGCTTGCCTGACGATGCCTCTTGGACGCAAAGAGGGATCTGGGGGCGCGACATTGACAAAAGCGCGGACTTGAACATTGTGCGAGAGTGGCTTCATTTTTGCGACACCCATCACGAGGGACGATGTTCACGGAGGCCGGTGAGGAAAGAAATTCAGGGATTCCGGCTCATTGACTGTGCTCAGTCACGCCCACAAGTGGTTGAAAGATCACTGCGTGATGACTATGTGGCACTGAGCTATGTCTGGGGCGAAGCAAATGTTGATGGCAGCTGGCCACAAGTTGTACGAGATGCAGCTTCTGTGGTGACTGAGCTTGGATTTCGATATCTCTGGGTGGATCGCTTCTGTACGAGTGATGATAGGCCACAGGAGAAAAGGGAACACATTCAACGGATGGACGAGATATACGGAGGAGCCGCCTTTACCATcattgccgccgctggcGAGAATGCCATGCACGGCCTTCCCGGCGTTGGATCAACATCAAGACCTGCTCAGCCAAAGTACAAATTCACCACTTCAAACATAACCCTTGTTTCCAGCCTCCAGGACCCACGCCTTCTCATCGAGCGCTCAGCGTGGTACACTAGAGGATGGACTTATCAAGAAGGACTTCTCTCTCGACGACGCCTCGTCTTCACAGAACAGCAGATGTACTGGGAGTGCGACGGCATGACCTGCCCCGAGGCGCTAGACTTGCCGTTCGAATTCTATCATGACGCCGAAGAGAAGCGTATGTACGATTTCGTGCGTCCGGGCTTGTTCAACGGAGTGTCATATATGGACGGCAGCTGGGAACagtggaagaagctgcctcAAAAGATGGGCGAAGCGAGCACTCTGAGTGTATTCCGCGAAGTCGACCAACATATTGTGAAATACACAAGGAGGGACTTGAGTCGGGACGAAGATTCGTTGGATGCAAGCTTGGGAGTATGGCGAGATCTGGAGAGCACCCTTGGAAGGGGGAAACTGAGCAATTTGGTGGGGATCCCTATATGGGCACCTCTGGCCTCTGAATCGACAGAAGAAAACAATGGAATGCCGAGAACGAGACATCTTTTCGCCTTATCAACATGTTTCTGGCATCACAAAGTTGGCACACAGGCCAGGCGGAGGAATCACTTGCCGAGCTGGTCGTGGGCAGGATGGTCTGGCCCCGTGGAGCTCTTCTCATCCATTACACTCGCTTCCAATGATCCcgagatgaagttgaagggCAAAAAGATACTCACCCATCATTACGTTGCGGCCGCGCGACTGACGAGGAACGAACCATCATCTGTCAAGTGGACATACTCGCCTGAGATGGCAGTATTAGCGCCTGATGGCTCCGTGATATACGACTTTGGAGGACAAATGAGCTCTGCCGCCGGCCCTCCGCGATTCCGACCCGGAAAATATGCCCTCCATGTCAAGGATCCGTTGGtgctggacaaggtcaaggcgAAGCCACACTCTGACGGCTGGCAATTCAGCGGCCTCAGTGTCGACGTACGAATGAGCCGCGGAAGTGGCACAGAAACCGCTTGTCTTGGAGGCGAAGAGTGCATAGGAAGCCTCAAAAGCTATCTGATGCGACAtggacaaggagagcaaaTGAGTGTACTCTGGTTTGTTGAAGAGACTATGGTGATGCTATTGGTAGTAGAAAAGACAGGGAGGGGGACATGGGAACGCGTAGGGAGGGTGAGGATGGCTTTTGCGGAAGATGCAAAGGATGTAATGAGAGCTTCTGGTGGGCTCCAAGGATTGGTGGGGAGGTTACCTATGAGAAGCTTAGGTCAGAATATTGTGATTGAGTAG